The following proteins come from a genomic window of Oncorhynchus nerka isolate Pitt River unplaced genomic scaffold, Oner_Uvic_2.0 unplaced_scaffold_764, whole genome shotgun sequence:
- the LOC135571101 gene encoding NLR family CARD domain-containing protein 3-like isoform X2, with amino-acid sequence MTFVKNELKMFKRILSPELPEGFESQKQDKEVVDAEDEKQESSAREGALKITLHILRKMNQKELADTLEKYELAVICQRELKSNLKKKFQCVFEGIAKQGNPTLLNKIYTELYITEGGTGEVNNEHELRQIETTTRKQARPETAIKCNDIFKPLTGQEKLIRTVLTKGVAGIGKTVSVQKFILDWAEGKANQDVQFVFSFPFRELNLMKEDKHTFIELLNHFSMETKQSGISIYNKYKVLFIFDGLDECRLPLDFQKNKICWDVTESTSVDVLLTNLIKGNLLPSALLWITTRPAAANKIPSGCVDQVTEVRGFNDPQKEEYFRKRFSDEDLASRIISHIKTSRSLHIMCHIPVFCWISATVLEHMLKHKREEMPKTLTEMYTHLVVFHTKQKNEKYLGKEETGPHWNKESILSLGKLAFQQLVNGNLIFYEEDLKEAGIDVNEASVYSGLCTQLLKRGMWAVPGQGVLLCSSEHSGVSGCCICVPLIHQQQ; translated from the exons atgacatttgtgaagaacgagctgaagatgttcaagaggattcttagtccagaactcccagaaggctttgagagtcagaagcaggataaggaagtggtggatgctgaagatgagaagcaggagagcagtgccagagagggggctctgaagatcacactgcacatcctgaggaagatgaaccagaaggagcttgctgacacactggagaaat atgagcttgctgtgatttgccaacgtgaactcaaatctaatctaaagaagaagtttcaatgtgtatttgaggggatcgctaaacaaggaaacccaacacttctcaataagatctacacagagctctacatcacagagggtggaacaggagaggtcaataatgaacatgagctgagacagattgagacaacaaccaggaaacaagcaagaccagagactgcaatcaaatgtaacgacatcttcaaacccttaactggacaagaaaaacttatcagaactgtgctgacaaagggagtcgctggcattggaaaaacagtctctgtgcagaagttcattctggactgggctgaaggaaaagcaaatcaggatgtccaatttgtattttcattcccttttcgggagctgaatttgatgaaagaggacaaacacactttcattgaacttcttaatcacttctcaatggaaaccaaacaatcaggaatctccatctacaacaagtacaaagttctgttcatctttgatggtctggatgagtgccgactgcccctagacttccagaagaacaagatctgttgggacgtcacagagtcaacctcagtggatgttctgctgacaaatctcatcaagggaaatctgcttccctctgctctcctctggataactacccgacctgcagcagccaataagatcccttcagggtgtgttgaccaggtgacagaggtacgagggttcaatgacccacagaaggaggagtacttcaggaagagattcagtgatgaggacctggccagcagaatcatctcacacataaagacatcaaggagcctccacatcatgtgccacattccagtcttctgttggatttctgcaacagtccttgaacacatgctgaaacataagagagaagagatgcccaagactctgactgagatgtacacacaccttgtggtgtttcataccaaacagaagaatgaaaagtatcttgggaaagaagagacaggtccacactggaataaagagagcattctgtcactgggaaaactggcttttcaacagcttgtgaatggcaatctgattttctatgaagaagacctgaaagaggctggcattgatgttaatgaagcctcagtgtactcaggattgtgcacacagctcttaaaaagaggaatgtgggctgtaccaggacaaggtgtactgctttgttcatctgagcattcaggagtttctggctgctgtatatgtgttcctctcattcatcaacaacaatga
- the LOC135571101 gene encoding NLR family CARD domain-containing protein 3-like isoform X1, with the protein MTFVKNELKMFKRILSPELPEGFESQKQDKEVVDAEDEKQESSAREGALKITLHILRKMNQKELADTLEKYSDELAVICQRELKSNLKKKFQCVFEGIAKQGNPTLLNKIYTELYITEGGTGEVNNEHELRQIETTTRKQARPETAIKCNDIFKPLTGQEKLIRTVLTKGVAGIGKTVSVQKFILDWAEGKANQDVQFVFSFPFRELNLMKEDKHTFIELLNHFSMETKQSGISIYNKYKVLFIFDGLDECRLPLDFQKNKICWDVTESTSVDVLLTNLIKGNLLPSALLWITTRPAAANKIPSGCVDQVTEVRGFNDPQKEEYFRKRFSDEDLASRIISHIKTSRSLHIMCHIPVFCWISATVLEHMLKHKREEMPKTLTEMYTHLVVFHTKQKNEKYLGKEETGPHWNKESILSLGKLAFQQLVNGNLIFYEEDLKEAGIDVNEASVYSGLCTQLLKRGMWAVPGQGVLLCSSEHSGVSGCCICVPLIHQQQ; encoded by the exons atgacatttgtgaagaacgagctgaagatgttcaagaggattcttagtccagaactcccagaaggctttgagagtcagaagcaggataaggaagtggtggatgctgaagatgagaagcaggagagcagtgccagagagggggctctgaagatcacactgcacatcctgaggaagatgaaccagaaggagcttgctgacacactggagaaat attcagatgagcttgctgtgatttgccaacgtgaactcaaatctaatctaaagaagaagtttcaatgtgtatttgaggggatcgctaaacaaggaaacccaacacttctcaataagatctacacagagctctacatcacagagggtggaacaggagaggtcaataatgaacatgagctgagacagattgagacaacaaccaggaaacaagcaagaccagagactgcaatcaaatgtaacgacatcttcaaacccttaactggacaagaaaaacttatcagaactgtgctgacaaagggagtcgctggcattggaaaaacagtctctgtgcagaagttcattctggactgggctgaaggaaaagcaaatcaggatgtccaatttgtattttcattcccttttcgggagctgaatttgatgaaagaggacaaacacactttcattgaacttcttaatcacttctcaatggaaaccaaacaatcaggaatctccatctacaacaagtacaaagttctgttcatctttgatggtctggatgagtgccgactgcccctagacttccagaagaacaagatctgttgggacgtcacagagtcaacctcagtggatgttctgctgacaaatctcatcaagggaaatctgcttccctctgctctcctctggataactacccgacctgcagcagccaataagatcccttcagggtgtgttgaccaggtgacagaggtacgagggttcaatgacccacagaaggaggagtacttcaggaagagattcagtgatgaggacctggccagcagaatcatctcacacataaagacatcaaggagcctccacatcatgtgccacattccagtcttctgttggatttctgcaacagtccttgaacacatgctgaaacataagagagaagagatgcccaagactctgactgagatgtacacacaccttgtggtgtttcataccaaacagaagaatgaaaagtatcttgggaaagaagagacaggtccacactggaataaagagagcattctgtcactgggaaaactggcttttcaacagcttgtgaatggcaatctgattttctatgaagaagacctgaaagaggctggcattgatgttaatgaagcctcagtgtactcaggattgtgcacacagctcttaaaaagaggaatgtgggctgtaccaggacaaggtgtactgctttgttcatctgagcattcaggagtttctggctgctgtatatgtgttcctctcattcatcaacaacaatga